A single region of the Populus nigra chromosome 2, ddPopNigr1.1, whole genome shotgun sequence genome encodes:
- the LOC133681879 gene encoding uncharacterized protein LOC133681879 codes for MQREGQGRNDLFAAGDPFGNFSRFGMIPSLFGGRDPFDDPFFTRPFGSMLESGMSDPSSSTSREVSQTDRAKALVIEELSSDDEGEKEDVQTGDEKSDYQKHIGSNKEPSVEHPDDYPDERENKTLNCRSDYNRTEGTEPRVRSSSFQTCKVTYGGIDGAYYTSTRTRRSGSDGVVVEESKEADKTTGQATHRISRGINDKGHSVTRKLNSDGKVDTTQTLHNLNEDELTGFEETWKLKGQLPTGWSDHFDMHGNRGSRCSEQKGMGSWGVWALPSTRQAWNAGGMESAPEPGTNALGGRTKKVVRINIE; via the exons ATGCAGAGGGAAGGGCAAGGTAGAAATGATTTATTTGCTGCAGGTGATCCTTTTGGTAATTTCTCCCGATTTGGCATGATTCCGAGCCTATTTGGAGGGAGGGATCCATTTGATGACCCGTTCTTCACTCGCCCATTTGGTAGCATGTTGGAGTCTGGCATGTCTGATCCTTCAAGCTCTACTAGCAGGGAGGTATCGCAGACCGATAGAGCAAAGGCTTTAGTTATAGAAGAATTATCGTCTGATGACGAGGGTGAAAAAGAAGATGTGCAAACTGGGGATGAGAAGAGTGACTATCAAAAGCACATTGGTTCAAACAAAGAGCCATCTGTTGAGCATCCTGATGATTATCCTGATG AGAGGGAAAACAAGACTCTGAATTGTAGGAGTGATTATAACCGGACGGAAGGAACAGAGCCACGGGTCCGCAGTTCCAGTTTTCAGACTTGCAAGGTCACATATGGGGGCATAGATGGAGCATATTATACTTCCACTAGGACCAGAAGGTCAGGCAGTGATGGG GTGGTGGTTGAGGAGAGCAAAGAAGCAGATAAAACAACTGGTCAAGCAACACATAGGATCTCAAGAGGAATAAACGATAAG GGCCATTCTGTTACAAGGAAGCTTAATTCGGATGGCAAGGTGGATACAACACAAACTTTACACAACTTGAATGAag ATGAACTTACTGGTTTTGAAGAAACATGGAAGCTTAAAGGACAGTTGCCAACTGGCTGGAgtgatcattttgatatgcatGGCAATAGAG GTTCTAGATGCAGTGAGCAGAAGGGCATGGGATCCTGGGGAGTTTGGGCACTTCCATCCACAAGGCAAGCCTGGAATGCTGGAGGAATGGAATCAGCCCCCGAGCCTGGCACAAATGCTTTAGGAGGAAGAACCAAAAAAGTTGTTAGGATCAACATAGAATAA
- the LOC133682244 gene encoding uncharacterized protein LOC133682244 isoform X1, with amino-acid sequence MKLVWTPDTALKAYVCTIKTCENFTESSVAELLSAMAAGWNAKLIVESWSKGGPIATSIGLAVAAHHTCGRHVCVVPDEGSRSEYVKAMHAAGMLETEVLVGEVEEVMAGLVGVDFLVVDCKRRDFVRVLRLARLSPKGAVLACKNAFQKSASGFRWHGALARGTRVVKTVFLPVGQGLDMAHIGSHSGSESSKRGPSRWIRHIDQKSGSLTKSNGRALSPI; translated from the exons ATGAAGCTGGTTTGGACCCCAGATACAGCTTTAAAAGCCTATGTTTGTACTATCAAAACA TGTGAGAATTTTACGGAATCCAGTGTAGCGGAACTCCTCTCAGCCATGGCAGCCGGTTGGAACGCAAAGCTAATAGTTGAATCCTGGTCCAAGGGTGGCCCGATAGCGACGAGCATCGGCCTAGCCGTGGCGGCTCATCACACGTGTGGAAGACATGTGTGTGTGGTACCAGATGAAGGTTCAAGATCCGAGTACGTGAAAGCCATGCATGCTGCCGGCATGTTGGAGACGGAGGTTCTGGTTGGCGAAGTGGAAGAGGTGATGGCAGGGCTTGTTGGGGTGGATTTTTTGGTGGTGGATTGTAAACGGAGGGATTTTGTTCGGGTTTTAAGGCTAGCTAGGTTGAGCCCTAAAGGTGCTGTCTTGGCATGCAAGAATGCCTTTCAAAAGTCTGCTTCCGGGTTTAGATGGCACGGGGCGCTTGCGAGAGGGACACGTGTAGTTAAGACCGTGTTTTTGCCAGTTGGACAAGGATTGGATATGGCTCATATAGGGAGTCATAGTGGGAGTGAGAGCTCAAAGAGGGGTCCTAGCCGTTGGATCAGGCATATCGATCAAAAGTCAG GAAGTCTGACAAAGAGTAACGGTCGGGCTTTGTCGCCCATCTAA
- the LOC133682245 gene encoding uncharacterized protein LOC133682245 codes for MASWSAENATKAYFYALKMGKRDKELDASEFISALAAGNSAKLMVIASASIDGSTTLSLVAAAHQTGGNVVCILPPKSNLSASKNALGPYADCVKFVMGDAKTLLPKDYKGADFVLVDCDLDDCKDVLRVSQECSRHGKGLVVGYNAFHKGSSWSCEFKTRFLPIGEGLLVTGKDSAGKGTGGGHGHGHGKRSKWVTKVDKCTGEEHVYRVTSPRQEIEA; via the exons atggctAGTTGGTCAGCTGAAAATGCCACCAAAGCTTATTTCTATGCCTTGAAAATG GGTAAAAGAGACAAGGAGCTTGATGCATCTGAGTTTATATCAGCCCTTGCTGCAGGGAACAGTGCAAAACTCATGGTGATAGCGTCAGCTAGCATTGATGGATCCACCACGCTGTCACTTGTAGCAGCTGCACATCAAACAGGTGGCAATGTAGTCTGTATTTTACCTCCAAAATCCAACCTTAGTGCGTCAAAAAATGCCCTGGGACCTTATGCAGATTGTGTCAAGTTTGTCATGGGAGATGCCAAGACCCTATTACCAAAGGACTACAAAGGGGCAGATTTTGTACTTGTGGATTGTGATCTTGATGATTGTAAGGATGTTCTTAGAGTTTCACAGGAGTGTTCAAGACATGGAAAGGGGCTTGTAGTAGGGTATAACGCCTTTCATAAGGGATCGTCATGGTCTTGTGAGTTTAAGACTCGGTTTTTACCCATTGGGGAGGGGCTGCTTGTTACCGGAAAAGACTCGGCTGGTAAGGGTACTGGTGGCGGACATGGACATGGGCATGGAAAAAGAAGTAAATGGGTCACTAAGGTTGACAAGTGCACCGGTGAAGAGCATGTTTATAGGGTCACTTCCCCACGGCAAGAGATTGAAGCTTGA
- the LOC133682244 gene encoding uncharacterized protein LOC133682244 isoform X2, with protein sequence MKLVWTPDTALKAYVCTIKTCENFTESSVAELLSAMAAGWNAKLIVESWSKGGPIATSIGLAVAAHHTCGRHVCVVPDEGSRSEYVKAMHAAGMLETEVLVGEVEEVMAGLVGVDFLVVDCKRRDFVRVLRLARLSPKGAVLACKNAFQKSASGFRWHGALARGTRVVKTVFLPVGQGLDMAHIGSHSGSESSKRGPSRWIRHIDQKSGEEHVFRG encoded by the exons ATGAAGCTGGTTTGGACCCCAGATACAGCTTTAAAAGCCTATGTTTGTACTATCAAAACA TGTGAGAATTTTACGGAATCCAGTGTAGCGGAACTCCTCTCAGCCATGGCAGCCGGTTGGAACGCAAAGCTAATAGTTGAATCCTGGTCCAAGGGTGGCCCGATAGCGACGAGCATCGGCCTAGCCGTGGCGGCTCATCACACGTGTGGAAGACATGTGTGTGTGGTACCAGATGAAGGTTCAAGATCCGAGTACGTGAAAGCCATGCATGCTGCCGGCATGTTGGAGACGGAGGTTCTGGTTGGCGAAGTGGAAGAGGTGATGGCAGGGCTTGTTGGGGTGGATTTTTTGGTGGTGGATTGTAAACGGAGGGATTTTGTTCGGGTTTTAAGGCTAGCTAGGTTGAGCCCTAAAGGTGCTGTCTTGGCATGCAAGAATGCCTTTCAAAAGTCTGCTTCCGGGTTTAGATGGCACGGGGCGCTTGCGAGAGGGACACGTGTAGTTAAGACCGTGTTTTTGCCAGTTGGACAAGGATTGGATATGGCTCATATAGGGAGTCATAGTGGGAGTGAGAGCTCAAAGAGGGGTCCTAGCCGTTGGATCAGGCATATCGATCAAAAGTCAGGTGAGGAGCACGTGTTTCGTGGATAA
- the LOC133681349 gene encoding probable protein S-acyltransferase 14, which translates to MHRSRAVMAWNVFKFCTALRGLGSIMILLVLGVVGVTYYAVVLNNYGPALYDGGIDSLISLAVLIPFHSLLAMLLWSYFSVVLTDPGSVPPNWRPATDEERGEADPLNASEFSGVQSDQSNQTIRYCRKCNQLKPPRCHHCSVCGRCVLKMDHHCVWVVNCVGALNYKYFLLFLFYTFLETSLVTFSLSPHFIAFFSDGEIPGTPGTLATTFLAFVLNLAFALSVLGFLIMHISLVSANTTTIEAYEKKTTPKWRYDLGRKKNFEQVFGADKRYWFIPTYSDDDLRRMPALQGLEYPSKPDFDSQEF; encoded by the exons ATGCATAGATCCAGAGCTGTTATGGCTTGGAATGTGTTCAAATTTTGTACGGCCTTAAGGGGTTTAGGCTCGATCATGATCTTGTTGGTGCTTGGCGTTGTTGGTGTAACATATTATGCTgttgttttgaataattatgGCCCTGCTTTGTATGATGGTGGCATtgattctctcatttctcttgCTGTCTTGATCCCATTCCATTCTTTG TTAGCGATGCTTCTGTGGAGTTACTTTTCTGTTGTTTTAACTGATCCGGGCAGCGTGCCTCCTAATTGGAGGCCTGCTACTGATGAGGAAAGAGGGGAGGCTGACCCGTTGAATGCATCAGAATTTAGTGGAGTGCAGTCtgaccaatcaaatcaaacaatccGATATTGCCGGAAGTGCAACCAGCTGAAACCACCTCGTTGCCATCATTGTTCTGTTT GTGGGAGGTGTGTGCTAAAGATGGACCATCATTGCGTATGGGTTGTAAATTGTGTTGGGGCCTTGAATTATaagtattttcttctatttttg TTCTACACATTTCTTGAGACAAGTCTTGTAACTTTCTCTCTTTCACCACACTTTATAGCATTCTTTAGTGATGGAGAAATTCCTGGGACTCCAGGCACCCTTGCAACCACATTTCTTGCCTTTG TCTTAAATCTGGCGTTTGCATTGAGTGTTCTGGGATTTCTGATCATGCACATATCGCTTGTGTCTGCTAATACGACAACTATTGAG GCATACGAGAAGAAGACCACCCCAAAATGGCGCTATGACCTTGGTCGAAAGAAGAATTTTGAGCAG GTGTTTGGGGCAGATAAGCGATACTGGTTCATTCCGACTTATTCAGACGATGATTTACGGCGAATGCCTGCACTTCAGGGTCTTGAATATCCATCGAAACCCGACTTTGATTCCCAGGAATTCTAG